A window of Ignavibacterium sp. contains these coding sequences:
- a CDS encoding phosphomannomutase, producing the protein MERLESFKAYDIRGKVPSELNSELAYKIGRAFAKLVSAKKIVIGHDVRKSSEELSDALANGLMDSGVDVIDIGLCGTEMIYFATPFLDTDGGIMITASHNPPEYNGMKFVKRDSVPVGYSSGLNEVEKMILTNSFDPLAEKKGSFKKIDVMKEFISNLRKFYDPAKIKPFKIVANSGNGCAGLAVNAIEPLLPVKLIKVFNEPDSNFPNGVPNPLLPENRQSTIDAVLKNKADLGVAWDGDYDRCFFFDEKGNFIEGYYIVGLLAKSILLKNPGERIVHDPRLVWNTLDVVKRYGGVAVQSKSGHAFIKEKMREVNAIYGGEMSAHHYFRDNAYSDSGMIPFLLILQLMSEENKKLSELVEEMIAAYPCSGEINSTIENPKAKLEEIEKIYSDGKIDKTDGLSVEYPDWRFNLRMSNTEPIIRLNVESRGNYKLMEEKTKELLELIRS; encoded by the coding sequence ATGGAAAGATTAGAAAGTTTTAAAGCTTATGATATAAGAGGCAAAGTTCCTTCAGAACTAAACTCAGAGCTTGCTTACAAAATCGGGAGAGCTTTTGCCAAACTTGTTTCTGCTAAAAAAATTGTAATCGGTCACGATGTCAGAAAATCTTCGGAAGAACTAAGTGATGCTCTTGCAAATGGTTTGATGGACAGCGGAGTTGATGTAATTGATATTGGTCTTTGCGGTACTGAAATGATTTATTTCGCAACACCTTTTCTTGATACCGACGGCGGAATAATGATTACAGCCAGTCACAATCCTCCTGAATACAATGGAATGAAATTCGTAAAACGCGATTCTGTACCTGTTGGGTATAGTTCCGGTTTGAATGAAGTTGAAAAAATGATACTGACAAACTCCTTTGATCCTTTGGCAGAAAAAAAAGGTTCGTTTAAAAAAATAGATGTGATGAAAGAATTCATAAGCAACCTCAGAAAGTTTTATGATCCGGCTAAGATTAAGCCATTTAAAATTGTAGCAAACTCTGGAAATGGTTGTGCAGGACTGGCAGTTAATGCGATAGAACCTTTACTTCCGGTAAAATTGATAAAAGTTTTTAATGAACCTGATTCAAATTTTCCTAACGGAGTTCCAAATCCACTTTTACCTGAAAATCGTCAATCAACTATTGATGCTGTTCTTAAAAATAAAGCTGATCTCGGCGTTGCCTGGGATGGTGATTATGACAGATGCTTTTTCTTTGATGAAAAAGGTAATTTTATTGAAGGATATTACATTGTCGGTTTACTTGCAAAATCAATTCTTCTAAAAAATCCGGGCGAAAGGATTGTTCACGACCCAAGATTGGTGTGGAATACTTTGGATGTTGTGAAAAGATATGGCGGAGTTGCTGTTCAATCAAAAAGTGGACACGCATTCATAAAAGAAAAGATGCGCGAAGTAAATGCTATATACGGTGGTGAAATGTCTGCTCATCATTACTTCCGCGATAATGCTTATTCCGATAGTGGAATGATTCCGTTCCTTCTCATCCTTCAACTGATGTCTGAAGAAAATAAAAAGCTGAGTGAACTCGTTGAAGAGATGATTGCTGCTTATCCTTGTTCCGGGGAAATAAATTCAACAATTGAAAATCCGAAAGCAAAGTTAGAAGAAATTGAAAAAATTTATTCTGATGGAAAGATTGATAAGACAGACGGCTTAAGTGTTGAATATCCTGACTGGAGATTTAATTTGCGAATGTCGAACACTGAACCGATAATTCGGTTAAATGTTGAATCAAGAGGCAACTATAAACTGATGGAAGAGAAGACAAAGGAGTTACTTGAGTTAATCAGATCTTAA